Within Diabrotica virgifera virgifera chromosome 7, PGI_DIABVI_V3a, the genomic segment atggccggtaaatgaactcgggttgcccgttgccagataaaataagcgtcgtaaccactacaactacataaaccatttagggaataatcgttaattggattatacttttgtagcttaataacttctaaacggcttaaccgattctgttcactaaacatgagtttgaaacgtattgataaGTAGTATCTTGCGCATCTAAGGTCAactatgataactgaagctattacaggaattattgagcttgaaagaccgtttttcccataagaaatagatttgatcatacttatgaatcctataacttaaaaattcgaattttcctggacataaggtatacaccgttagattcgtctaaagtctttctacaaacgctcagttattggcgtaattcgtaggttgaaattttgagtaattgtcgaaaaaccaaaattttcaaagtttagtttttcagtttttcggctatactgagccgtgtgtatgtctgatcctgacagcagacaccatttgaaatcttaactcaacgccattgatttggtgtatttactgttctcctgtctattcttgaaccgaagatatttaccgccaaaaaatatgccgttttgtacttaccaagttctatagctggcttatgggtagtcaaaactcacaaactacaccggttctggaTCGACCCTCACCctctcttcaaacacagaaaaaaaattcagatcggtttaacttttccacacacatacatacatacatacatacatacatatccacaaacattttcccttttttaaataaaaattgactcatatttctgagctcggtaacttttgaacggtataaccgattttcaaaattagacatgcgttggaaaggtaatgatcgcttctattagaaacCGCAAAGATCGGAGTTacattttcgaagtttttgggagttttggggacgagaacggaaaacagaccctaaataggaagggccgtaaaatccagacccttggaccaaaatggatggttgacatatgaatgggtgagtcttttcctgaactttacgatgggagttggcccaattttcaattcagtcagatttagaaaatcgaaaatttcgtgtatatatagtgtcgcgtgtagggggtgtaggtgttcgccactggcgagaactgccgttctctggtaatagtacattcaagaacagtggtgggcccaacggacccgagttgcccggttacgtaagtaaaatgtgttgcccggataaagGTTAACACTTTGAAAAGGGTAATTTTTCCGAATCCATTACGAAAACCGCCCTGTTCTATTGGTTGGTAAAAGTCCAATTTATTTTCCAGTCTAGTGGTGATTATTCTCGTGAAAATTTTATAGAGATGGATCAGTAAACTAATTGGTCGGTAGTTTTCCAATACCTCAAGTATCCTAATACcccttcaaaaaaggagacaaatcggactcAGAGAATAACAGAGGAATTAACAcaatacatattaaaattaacaaccaaattggtaacaaacaaactgaatgaaattataacattagcagaagaacaacaagctTTTAGGTCGGAAATCGTTAGAATAAAACAAACCGAATTAcctatgtttcgtggaccttaagaaggcttttgacagggtcaaattaaaggacgttatccatgtGTTATACTCAAGAGCGgttctaggaataattaaaactatcgaaaacatctaccaaaacaacacaataatggaagatgaactaacttaTCCACTTGAAGCTGGCAATGAGATAAGACACGGGGATTCCCCgtgtcctttattgttcaacctcaTTAGGgatgaaataaaaaaagatatgaAAATAGGAACCAAATGgggaaaaataacttaaaataatctgctatgcagacacTAAtcagtgaagatgatttacaacttATTGTACATCAATTTAATATAAGCGCCAAAAAATTTAACATGCaaatttccccaaaaaaagacaaaatgcatggttataacagcaaattcaataagatgtaaattagagctagagggttagataatagaacaagtacTGGAGATTAAATATCTAGTCATCACACTATCTAGATAccgaaagctcgaaacagaagtggaagatcaagggAATAGagtaaacagagccgcaggttgcctgaatgacaaaatatggagaaataaaaatatcgagaaaaatgaaaggcagaatttacaaaatagtcatcagaccaataatgacatacgcggcagaaacacgacctgacagagaggacaaaatgattgctcgaaacagaggagatgaaaacccttcgaaaaatcgacgGTAAGAAACTATGAGACAGAGCCAGAAGCCTGATATACGACGAAGATGCAAGGttggtaagaaacagaagagccTAATATAATGTATACATAAGCCGAATGCAACAAATAGATTAGTAAGGATGAcggttcccaataggaagacgatccgTGGTAAGATCACGAAAAGGATGGAACGTGAACTTACGGGAGACACCTCGAAAAAACAGACAGATTCATGtctaaacaaaaaaagaagaagtgaaCTGATATGGGGGACGAAAAATATATTATCTCTAAATACAACTAATTTTTATCAACTGCTGGTATTATTTTGGTTTGGTGTAATTGTCTTTTACTGCATTCCTAAAGTGCAGTGGGCTGTAGTTAAATTTAAAATGACGATAAAATCATTGTATACGGGTTTTCTTTATAAACTGTTGGTTTATTCCAAGTTTCTCATTTATGGGGTCTTTTGTTCGTTCCAGGATGATCCTCGCAATTATTTTACTATAGAGCATTTCAAGTTAAAAATAGAACATTGCGGCGGTAGGGCCATTAGACCTGgatcaaaaaaagttgattagtagccagctgaaaattttttaatagcttaacggtgtctagtcggacaaactttgatgtatgggaacactggaacaggggaagttttaattgtggaagaggttaaaaatttggaacgtcagactacgaaaacgttccatgtattttgtcggacagaacttgcaattgatttgttaccatttcattaaactctctaaatgcaaaaaatcagactggtgtttatcactaaCTGGGCATTTTAGTGAGTGGAACACgcagaacatgtcaaatgacaggaagcATGTTTTTATGATATTGGCATTATCTTCAAGACAATGCAGAATCCTATACGCAGCAGTCACTATTAGCTTCTTTCTTCACTTTCAATTTACCGTTCTTTCCTAGCTAACTAGACCTCCGTATCTCCTCCCCTTCTGGACTTAGGTGGGGCATAGTTTGGAGTCTTTCATCTTATTGATTTAATAATGAACTTGCTTGACATAATTCGCCAAATTGGAGAGTGGAGAAATGTATTAACTTAAAAGGAGCTTAGGCTGTAACAGGACCGAGATATAATAGACGGCTTAAAAAAGGTTTGACTCCTTCTCCTTATTCCACAAGTAAGGAAAAAGGTTTTAAAACTTTGATCATTCCATGAACAATAAGGTTTCTTTTAccaaaaatatatgaaaatctGTAGATATGTAATGAATGTTGCGTTTTATGTGCGCCACACTgtatataactaaaaagttacaAAAATATACACTTACAAAAATTGAGGGGGTGATCCGCTTTGTTTCGTAGGATACACCAATATGCTCGAGGAGTTTTGCTTCTCTTCGTCATTACATTTTCCTCGATTTCTTCTTAGAAATGCGTAAATCATTAGTACGGTGAGAATGAGTAATCCACACGCCGCTCCCAACGCTAATGAATATGGGTAGAACAGACCtggaaataaaattaaatctatttaTATTTGCAGAGATTCCGGTACATAATTTCAGCAGAAATTCGTGCTGGATGTGTAAATAGACCTTTCAGTTGGTAGAAAGCAGTGCCCACATACATTAAATGAGAACAGTCGTTAAATTTTATTTGCACGTAGGCACACTCTatctatttaataaaaaattatggtaaTTTGAATGCATTCAAAAATCTAAATAAATGAAAAACGCGGTATGTGCAGCCAACTTAAAACCGAGAAATCGGCTCTCAAAGTTTTTTCTCAGAATATAtgttttgacaactttttaaAGCAAAACATGTTCTGATGATAGTTGAGCATTATTTAACCtataactacacgcgctggcgtattttgtacgccagatataagaattctactggaaatatatgtaaaaataaaactatgtttATCTTTAATAAAACCacatttagttattttaagttatttataattttagttggcatgactgtgtaattttagtttgaatgacatttgtaaataattatttgatatTTGTCAAAAACTCATAGAGTAAGAAATAGCATGTTCTTGATTCTCtttttaggtttgtatttttaagttattttagtattgttgtatattaatgtttataatctttattgtacatattgtaaataaactctttttAGATGAATTCATACGGCTTCTCATCTCTTACAAGAATAAGAAGTATGAAACTACTCTTATAAATCAAGAACTTAAGCTGATCAAGCAGAAATAGtgataaaaatagattttcaaaCCGTTATTTGTACAAATTAAGGATGAATATTACATCAATGAAAATTTGTATTGCTATAGAAGCAAGCAGTAGTCATAGTAAGAATAATGTTGCAGCCAACAGAGTCCCGTTTCTATTATGAAATTCCTACTGAAAATAACTTCAAGATTATCATTCTGAACTATTTCGTCTGAAgaaagtaaaaaatgttttagcatCCATGAAATCAAAAGGATGCTTTAGAACATGTACCATTTCATTAGATGATAATTTGAAAGTGATTTATTTTGATTCAGATGGTGATGTGGTTTATCAAAATGAGTACCTACAACAGACCTTATTACCAGTGTATGAGAAGAAAGAAGCGATTGAACAATCTCCACCATTAGTCGAGTTGCTCCAGAAACTTGGTGATACTAGTATACCTAAAGttgaaaagaaaaattacaaaaaaataaaagatgatTTTGTACTtcgaaattttgatggtaaaaaTGTTCCAATGAATTCGTGGCTCAAGACCTTCGAATCAGAATGTTCGCAATGTGAGGTGGATGCTGATAAAGACAAGATTTTGATTCTACGTCTGTTTCTTGATGGAATAGCAAAGGAATGGTTTGaatcaaaaataataacattaggCTTAGATAACAGTTTTGAGGTATAGaaagttaattttttagatagtttttgtCAAACAGGTTGGGATAATCATAGAAAAGCTTATTCTTTTAAGTATGTAGGTGGTAGTCTTGTTGATTATGCATTTCGCAAAGAAAATTTATTgctaaatatcaaaaatgatttTCCTATTGATATATTAATCGATTTAATTGTGACAAATTTGCCAATTCAtacacaaaataatattaatagagCTGAGGTTACAACAATGGAAAAATTGTTAGGTGAGTTACGAAAGTTAGAGAGTTCAGTTATAAGCAAGAAGAAAATATCAGAGACAAACCCAAATTTTGTACAAATACCTAccaaattaaatacaataataccaaaagaaaaaaatagttgtCAATATTGTGATAAAAAAGGATTCCCTGGGAGGTTTCATCCAGAGGCAATGTGTCGTTTAAAGCAAAAAGATAGAAGGACAATACAAGAAAACAAATCAAATGATATTCAATATGTTAATAATATTGCTatacaggagacattaaatgaaaCGGTAACGGACcaaaaaaaactgaattttctGCCATTGATCAAATTAAAAGTATTCCTAAATAATAAAGAATTATGTGGAATCTATGACTCAGGTTCGAATGTTACTCTTCTGAATTCGAAGGTAGCAGGTAAGTTGGGATTAGATATTCATGAAGATAGAAATATGTTTAAAACGATAAATGGCAGaacaaattttacaggaaaactaattgcaaaaatgaaaattaataaaattaagaaaaatgttaATCTTTTTGTAATTAATGATGTTCGACTATGATATTCTACTTGGATTGGattctattttgaattttcaaatgaaaCAAGAATTTGATTTAGAAATTTATCAAAGATTAGATCTAGATATTGAAGAGAAGATTGAAAAGTTTAATCACAATGTTAATTTGACAGaatattcaataaattttaatgaaggAATTCCCACAGAGCTTTTTGAAGCAAAATTAGAACATTTACAACCCGAGCAGAAAAGTAAAAtagaaatattactaaataaatatgacaatatttttgcaaaacataaATTTGATATTGGGCAAGTTCAAAATAATGAAGCTCAAATTAAACTTTTAGAACATAAATTTCAT encodes:
- the LOC126888692 gene encoding uncharacterized protein LOC126888692; translated protein: MRSRLFYPYSLALGAACGLLILTVLMIYAFLRRNRGKCNDEEKQNSSSILVYPTKQSGSPPQFLTKEIHFSLPPLRSNSLGDIVLSSEETPYETELGTDSLLLPSVGHNFRSNSFSK